In the Mya arenaria isolate MELC-2E11 chromosome 11, ASM2691426v1 genome, one interval contains:
- the LOC128207439 gene encoding NPC intracellular cholesterol transporter 2-like has translation MNSSLSLTILFGLVAVSFGVQFKDCGSKEGVVTAVKCTTGGSTACLLTRGENATLEIDFKSNTAQKKLKNVVHGIIARLPVPFNPADADACNGMEPKCPTEANKNYKFVTSLPVKTEYPTIRLVVKWEIQDDQNNDVICIEIPAQIK, from the exons ATGAATTCTTCGTTATCACTTACTATTTTATTTGGCTTAGTTGCCGTGAGTTTTGGTGTACAGTTCAAGGACT gtGGTAGTAAGGAAGGTGTAGTGACGGCAGTAAAATGTACCACAGGCGGATCCACAGCCTGTTTACTGACCAGGGGAGAAAATGCCACGCTGGAGATAGACTTTAAATCAA ATACTGCACAGAAAAAACTGAAAAACGTTGTGCACGGCATTATTGCTAGACTTCCTGTTCCTTTTAACCCAGCCGATGCTGATGCCTGCAATGGAATGGAACCAAAATGTCCAACAGAAGCAAATAAGAACTACAAGTTTGTAACATCATTACCGGTCAAAACAGAATACCCTACA ataAGACTTGTTGTCAAATGGGAGATACAGGATGACCAGAATAATGACGTAATCTGCATTGAAATCCCAGCTCAGATCAAATAA